In one window of Nocardiopsis aegyptia DNA:
- a CDS encoding FAD-binding and (Fe-S)-binding domain-containing protein, with product MADPHSDTASARLRHDLESAVQGTVAFDAGTRALYTSDASNYRRVPLAVVVPRTVEDCVAAVRVCADHGVSVVPRGGGTSIAGNAIGTGVVIDTSRHLRSIEHIDPEARTATVQPGVILDDLREATAEYGLTFAPDPSTHSRCTIGGMVGNNACGSHSVAWGTTADNIVSLDVLLSDGTRMTVGSGKAEEGAEGRAGEIHAALDRLVETYREELRTAMPDFRRRVSGYGLDRLLPEKGRHVAAALVGSEGTCVFVLGATVRLVESPPARVLAVLGYPDAPAAADAVPSLLTHRPLTVEGINHRMVAALDEHGGPRVPLPEGGAWLLVEIAGEDAEDAARAAEAMLADQSDRPSGAAVVVDPSHQKALWRIREEGAGLTQRTPSGREAWSGWEDAAVPPDRLGDYLRDFEALMERHGRFGVVYGHFGDGCLHVRIDFELTEEQGRREYRAFMEEAADLVVRHGGSLSGEHGDGQARSELLSRMYPERLIRAFGEFKRLWDPAGLMNPGVIVDPLPLDADVRVGLPLVAGATLAYRADEGDFGKALRRCSGIGKCRRESGPGVMCPSYQVTREEKHSTRGRAHLLFEMANGEVITDGWRSEEVRESLDLCLSCKGCLSDCPADVDMAAYKAEFLHQHYRGRVRPAAHYSMGWLPLWARLAGVAPAEANRAAALPGVSRIAKRMAGVAVERDLPSFARTTFTRAYRRRGPRPGGRRVVLWPDTFGNFLHPQVPAAAVRVLEDAGFTVVLPRGQVCCGLTWVSTGQLDVARRVMRRAVRALSPLVEEGLQVVGLEPSCTAALRHDLVELLPGPESERVAGAVHTLSGFLNEYAPEWEPPRVAASALAQVHCHQHAVIGFEEDRKLIARAGIDGEVLDSGCCGLAGDFGFTEGHYEVSTAIGEQELLPRVRAADADTLVLADGYSCRTQIAQGTDRRALHLAEVLAGALKTGRGSGH from the coding sequence ATGGCCGACCCGCACAGCGACACCGCATCCGCCCGCCTGCGACACGACCTGGAGAGCGCCGTCCAGGGCACGGTCGCCTTCGACGCCGGCACGCGCGCCCTCTACACCTCCGACGCCTCCAACTACCGGCGCGTCCCGCTCGCGGTGGTCGTGCCCAGAACCGTCGAGGACTGCGTCGCGGCCGTGCGCGTGTGCGCCGACCACGGCGTCTCCGTGGTCCCCCGGGGCGGCGGAACCTCCATCGCCGGGAACGCCATCGGCACCGGCGTCGTCATCGACACCTCGCGCCACCTGCGGAGCATCGAGCACATCGACCCCGAGGCCCGGACCGCGACCGTGCAGCCCGGCGTCATCCTGGACGATCTGCGCGAGGCCACCGCCGAGTACGGCCTCACCTTCGCCCCCGACCCCTCCACGCACAGCCGCTGCACGATCGGCGGGATGGTCGGCAACAACGCCTGCGGCTCCCACTCGGTCGCCTGGGGCACCACCGCCGACAACATCGTCTCCCTGGACGTCCTGCTCAGCGACGGCACCCGGATGACCGTGGGCTCGGGGAAGGCGGAGGAGGGCGCCGAGGGGCGCGCCGGGGAGATCCACGCGGCCCTGGACCGGCTGGTCGAGACCTACCGCGAGGAACTGCGCACCGCGATGCCCGACTTCCGCCGCCGGGTCTCGGGCTACGGCCTGGACCGGCTGCTGCCGGAGAAGGGCCGCCACGTCGCCGCGGCCCTGGTGGGCAGCGAGGGCACGTGCGTGTTCGTGCTCGGCGCCACGGTGCGGCTGGTGGAGTCCCCGCCCGCGCGCGTCCTGGCCGTGCTCGGCTACCCGGACGCGCCCGCGGCCGCCGACGCCGTGCCCTCCCTGCTCACCCACCGGCCGCTGACGGTCGAGGGCATCAACCACCGCATGGTCGCCGCCCTGGACGAGCACGGCGGCCCGCGCGTGCCGCTGCCGGAGGGCGGCGCCTGGCTGCTCGTGGAGATCGCGGGCGAGGACGCCGAGGACGCGGCCCGGGCCGCCGAGGCGATGCTGGCGGACCAGTCCGACCGCCCGAGCGGCGCCGCGGTGGTCGTCGACCCGTCACACCAGAAGGCCCTGTGGCGGATCCGCGAGGAGGGGGCCGGACTCACCCAGCGCACCCCCTCCGGCCGGGAGGCCTGGTCCGGCTGGGAGGACGCCGCGGTGCCCCCGGACCGGCTCGGCGACTACCTGCGCGACTTCGAGGCCCTCATGGAGCGCCACGGCCGGTTCGGGGTCGTCTACGGCCACTTCGGCGACGGCTGCCTGCACGTGCGCATCGACTTCGAGCTCACGGAGGAGCAGGGGCGCCGGGAGTACCGGGCGTTCATGGAGGAGGCCGCCGACCTGGTCGTCCGGCACGGCGGCTCGCTCTCCGGCGAGCACGGCGACGGGCAGGCCCGTTCGGAGCTGCTCTCGCGCATGTACCCCGAACGCCTCATCCGCGCCTTCGGGGAGTTCAAGCGCCTGTGGGACCCGGCCGGCCTGATGAACCCGGGCGTCATCGTCGATCCGCTGCCTCTGGACGCCGACGTCCGCGTCGGCCTGCCGCTGGTGGCGGGGGCGACCCTGGCCTACCGCGCCGACGAGGGGGACTTCGGCAAGGCCCTGCGCCGGTGCTCGGGGATCGGCAAGTGCCGGCGCGAGAGCGGCCCCGGGGTGATGTGCCCCAGCTACCAGGTCACCCGGGAGGAGAAGCACTCCACCCGGGGGCGGGCGCACCTGCTGTTCGAGATGGCCAACGGGGAGGTCATCACCGACGGCTGGCGGTCGGAGGAGGTCCGCGAGAGCCTGGACCTGTGCCTGTCGTGCAAGGGCTGCCTGAGCGACTGCCCCGCGGACGTGGACATGGCCGCCTACAAGGCCGAGTTCCTGCACCAGCACTACCGGGGGCGGGTGCGTCCCGCGGCGCACTACTCGATGGGCTGGCTGCCGCTGTGGGCCCGCCTGGCGGGTGTCGCCCCGGCGGAGGCCAACCGGGCGGCCGCGCTGCCCGGGGTGTCGCGGATCGCCAAGCGGATGGCGGGCGTGGCCGTCGAACGGGACCTGCCATCGTTCGCACGCACGACCTTCACCCGGGCCTACCGCCGGCGCGGTCCGCGCCCGGGCGGGCGGCGCGTGGTCCTGTGGCCCGACACCTTCGGCAACTTCCTGCACCCCCAGGTGCCGGCGGCGGCCGTGCGGGTCCTGGAGGACGCCGGCTTCACGGTCGTGCTGCCGCGCGGACAGGTCTGCTGCGGGCTCACGTGGGTCTCGACCGGTCAGCTGGACGTGGCACGGCGGGTGATGCGCCGGGCGGTGCGCGCGCTCTCGCCCCTGGTGGAGGAGGGGTTGCAGGTGGTGGGCCTGGAGCCGAGCTGCACCGCGGCGCTGCGCCACGACCTGGTGGAGCTGCTGCCCGGACCGGAGAGCGAGCGGGTGGCCGGTGCCGTGCACACGCTGTCCGGTTTCCTGAACGAGTACGCGCCCGAGTGGGAGCCGCCCCGGGTGGCGGCCTCGGCGCTGGCCCAGGTGCACTGCCACCAGCACGCGGTGATCGGCTTCGAGGAGGACCGCAAGCTCATCGCGCGCGCCGGGATCGACGGCGAGGTGCTCGACTCGGGCTGCTGCGGGCTGGCGGGCGACTTCGGGTTCACGGAGGGGCACTACGAGGTGTCCACCGCGATCGGGGAGCAGGAACTGCTGCCCCGGGTGCGGGCCGCCGATGCGGACACGTTGGTGCTGGCCGACGGCTACAGCTGCCGCACGCAGATCGCACAGGGCACGGACCGCCGGGCCCTGCACCTGGCCGAGGTCCTCGCCGGAGCCCTCAAGACGGGAAGGGGGTCCGGGCACTGA
- a CDS encoding glycoside hydrolase family 18 protein: MNALPSTRPLGRVGRRPLIVVGAALAAAVLILGVVVAVGGQRMERIGYYADWNAANRGFTIGELQENGSAERLTRLMWAFGAISPDGLCHIPEDDHDQPWELYQRRYAADESVSGEADAYSQPLAGGLNQLRQLRELHPDLGASLSLGGWNWSTHFSEAARTEESREAFVSSCVDLWLRGDLPVLGNEPQGGRGAAAGVFDGIDLDWEWPAGGGHPDNTEHPDDPANFTLLVAEFRRQLDALAEETGREYTLSVSLPGGEGAAGAYDGEVFDHVDFATVQGYDFSGPWMDRTAFHSNLYAPESEPGANSVDAAVRRYLDQGAPEEKLVMGLPAFARGWQGVEPADAGLGQPAEEPADDDYDGPTKAFADAEELEGERHLDEDAGAYWVYDGDEWWTYDNADVVGLKGAYATEHGLGGLMVWNLDMDPEGEFVRAMDESLRG, from the coding sequence GTGAACGCCTTGCCATCGACCAGACCGCTCGGCCGCGTCGGGCGGCGTCCGCTGATCGTCGTCGGCGCGGCGCTGGCCGCCGCCGTCCTGATCCTGGGAGTCGTGGTCGCCGTGGGCGGGCAGAGGATGGAACGCATCGGCTACTACGCCGACTGGAACGCGGCCAACCGCGGGTTCACCATCGGAGAGCTCCAGGAGAACGGCTCCGCCGAACGCCTCACCCGCCTCATGTGGGCCTTCGGTGCCATCAGCCCCGACGGGCTGTGCCACATCCCCGAGGACGACCACGACCAGCCCTGGGAGCTCTACCAGCGGCGCTACGCCGCCGACGAGAGCGTGAGCGGGGAGGCCGACGCGTACTCCCAGCCGCTCGCGGGCGGGCTGAACCAGTTGCGCCAGCTCCGGGAGCTGCACCCGGACCTGGGGGCGAGCCTGTCCCTGGGCGGTTGGAACTGGTCCACGCACTTCTCCGAGGCGGCCCGGACCGAGGAGTCGCGCGAGGCGTTCGTGTCCTCCTGCGTCGACCTGTGGCTGCGCGGCGACCTGCCGGTGCTGGGGAACGAGCCCCAGGGCGGCCGGGGCGCGGCGGCCGGGGTGTTCGACGGGATCGACCTGGACTGGGAGTGGCCCGCGGGCGGCGGCCACCCCGACAACACCGAGCACCCCGACGATCCGGCCAACTTCACGCTCCTGGTCGCGGAGTTCCGGCGACAGCTCGACGCGCTGGCGGAGGAGACCGGGCGCGAGTACACGCTGTCGGTGTCGCTGCCGGGCGGGGAGGGGGCGGCGGGGGCCTACGACGGCGAGGTGTTCGACCACGTCGACTTCGCGACGGTGCAGGGCTACGACTTCTCCGGGCCGTGGATGGACCGCACCGCGTTCCACTCCAACCTGTACGCGCCGGAGTCCGAACCCGGAGCGAACAGTGTGGACGCGGCGGTCCGGCGCTACCTGGACCAGGGCGCCCCGGAGGAGAAGCTCGTGATGGGCCTGCCCGCCTTCGCACGCGGATGGCAGGGCGTGGAGCCGGCGGACGCCGGACTCGGGCAGCCGGCCGAGGAACCCGCGGACGACGACTACGACGGGCCGACCAAGGCGTTCGCGGACGCGGAGGAGCTGGAGGGCGAGCGCCATCTGGACGAGGACGCGGGAGCGTACTGGGTCTACGACGGCGACGAGTGGTGGACCTACGACAACGCCGACGTGGTCGGGCTCAAGGGCGCCTACGCGACCGAGCACGGCCTGGGCGGGCTGATGGTCTGGAACCTGGACATGGACCCGGAGGGCGAGTTCGTCCGCGCGATGGACGAGTCCCTGCGCGGCTGA
- the rpoD gene encoding RNA polymerase sigma factor RpoD, which yields MVVTKEIPLARQVARLLPDPGRGTVSRVEVASALERLDAPADDLERTVDQLARIGVEVADPGAEPGADPAAEADEAVPAVDAVGGGPGAAGSGRSGSDLVRLYLREIGRVPLLTAEQEVELAKAIEVGLYAQRRDPTAECGAEELAALVEEGTRAKRRLIESNLRLVVSIAKRYMGRGLLFLDLIQEGNLGLIRAVEKFDYTRGFKFSTYATWWIRQAITRAIADQARTIRIPVHMVETINKLVRVQHQLHQQLGREPSTEEISSAAGFGGRRVLEIQRIAREPVSLQAPIGEEESDFGDFIEDSDAVVPVEAAAFNLLQEHLRDLLGDLSDREQRIIRLRFGMADGHPRTLEEVGREFGVTRERIRQIEAKTLAKLRHPSRAGTLRDYLKG from the coding sequence ATGGTTGTGACCAAAGAAATTCCACTTGCTCGCCAGGTGGCCCGACTTCTCCCTGACCCGGGACGGGGAACGGTCAGTCGTGTCGAGGTCGCCTCGGCGCTGGAACGGTTGGACGCACCCGCGGACGACCTCGAACGGACGGTCGACCAGCTCGCCCGGATCGGCGTGGAGGTGGCCGACCCCGGCGCCGAGCCCGGTGCCGACCCCGCCGCCGAGGCGGACGAGGCGGTCCCGGCGGTCGACGCGGTCGGCGGCGGTCCGGGGGCGGCCGGCAGCGGGCGTTCGGGCTCGGACCTGGTCCGGCTCTACCTGCGGGAGATCGGCCGGGTGCCCCTGCTGACGGCCGAGCAGGAGGTGGAGCTGGCCAAGGCGATCGAGGTCGGCCTGTACGCGCAGCGCCGCGACCCGACGGCGGAGTGCGGCGCCGAGGAGCTCGCCGCCCTCGTCGAGGAGGGCACCCGCGCCAAGCGGCGCCTGATCGAGTCCAACCTGCGCCTGGTCGTGTCCATCGCCAAGCGGTACATGGGCCGGGGCCTGCTCTTCCTCGACCTCATCCAGGAGGGGAACCTGGGGCTGATCCGGGCGGTGGAGAAGTTCGACTACACCCGCGGCTTCAAGTTCTCCACCTACGCCACGTGGTGGATCCGGCAGGCCATCACCCGGGCCATCGCCGACCAGGCGCGGACGATCCGCATCCCGGTGCACATGGTCGAGACCATCAACAAGCTCGTGCGCGTCCAGCACCAGCTCCACCAGCAGCTCGGCCGGGAGCCGTCGACGGAGGAGATCTCGTCGGCGGCGGGCTTCGGCGGCCGGCGGGTCCTGGAGATCCAGCGCATCGCCCGCGAGCCCGTGTCGCTCCAGGCGCCCATCGGTGAGGAGGAGTCCGACTTCGGCGACTTCATCGAGGACTCCGACGCCGTGGTGCCGGTCGAGGCCGCCGCGTTCAACCTCCTGCAGGAGCACCTGCGGGACCTGCTCGGCGACCTCTCCGACCGCGAACAGCGCATCATCCGGCTGCGCTTCGGGATGGCAGACGGCCACCCCCGCACGCTGGAGGAGGTCGGGCGCGAGTTCGGGGTGACCCGTGAGCGGATCCGGCAGATCGAGGCCAAGACGCTGGCCAAGCTGCGCCACCCGTCGAGGGCGGGCACACTGCGCGACTACCTCAAGGGCTGA
- the dnaG gene encoding DNA primase, translating to MAGRIKDEDIALVRERTPIADVIGEYLQLRNAGGGSLKGLCPFHDEKSPSFNVTPSKNLYYCFGCGEGGDAISFLQRIDNLSFAEAVESLAKQSGITLRYEEGGRSTRRGDEGQRQRLLDAHRAAAEFYAERLLSPEAVTARRFLTDRGFNRENAEQFGLGFAPAGWENLTTHLRHKGFTDQELITGGLASQGRRGAYDRFRNRLLWPVREVTGEVVGFGARKLASEEDGPKYLNSPESPIFHKGRLLYGLDLAKREISRHNEAVIVEGYTDVMACHLSGVPTAVATCGTSFGEDHVKILRRMLQGRSNHGGRVVFTFDGDAAGQKAAVRAFAEEHGFASETFVSVQPDGLDPCDLRIQQGPQAVADLVHQAAPLYEFMIRKVMEEYDLTTAEGRIAALDAAAPVVASIRNEGVRLAYGKNLDRWLGLMDEAFVLRRVRQHMGRAGGRGAERAGARGNGRAQARGASPAGPPVTPDAREAPYDLRDPSVQRERQALKIAVQHPGLAVGFDQFSDEDFTVPQHKAVLGLIRGLGGVAAAHDPGRWAIDLREAAPTEAQRDFLTRLAVEEIEFYGELDEHYAAQMLGTIRTHSINRRMANLKSALSRLDPRTQVEEQERVATELMALQQQKRALQEEASG from the coding sequence GTGGCTGGACGGATCAAGGACGAAGACATCGCACTGGTGCGCGAGCGCACCCCCATCGCGGACGTGATCGGCGAGTACCTGCAGCTGCGCAACGCCGGCGGCGGATCGCTCAAGGGCCTGTGCCCCTTCCACGACGAGAAGTCGCCGTCCTTCAACGTCACCCCGTCCAAGAACCTGTACTACTGTTTCGGCTGCGGCGAGGGCGGCGACGCGATCTCCTTCCTCCAGCGCATCGACAACCTCAGCTTCGCCGAGGCCGTGGAGTCGCTCGCCAAGCAGAGCGGCATCACCCTGCGCTACGAGGAGGGCGGCCGCAGCACCCGGCGCGGCGACGAGGGCCAGCGCCAGCGGCTGCTGGACGCGCACCGCGCCGCCGCGGAGTTCTACGCCGAGCGGCTGCTGTCCCCCGAGGCGGTCACCGCGCGGCGCTTCCTCACCGACCGCGGGTTCAACCGGGAGAACGCCGAACAGTTCGGGCTGGGGTTCGCGCCCGCCGGCTGGGAGAACCTCACCACGCACCTGCGCCACAAGGGCTTCACCGACCAGGAGCTCATCACCGGCGGCCTGGCCAGCCAGGGGCGGCGCGGCGCCTACGACCGCTTCCGCAACCGGCTGCTCTGGCCGGTGCGCGAGGTCACGGGCGAGGTGGTCGGCTTCGGCGCCCGCAAGCTCGCGTCCGAGGAGGACGGGCCGAAGTACCTCAACTCCCCCGAGAGTCCCATCTTCCACAAGGGACGGCTGCTGTACGGGCTCGACCTCGCCAAGCGGGAGATCTCACGCCACAACGAGGCGGTCATCGTCGAGGGCTACACCGACGTGATGGCCTGCCACCTGTCCGGGGTGCCCACGGCCGTGGCCACGTGCGGGACCTCCTTCGGCGAGGACCACGTCAAGATCCTGCGCCGGATGCTCCAGGGCCGCTCCAACCACGGCGGCCGGGTGGTGTTCACCTTCGACGGCGACGCCGCCGGGCAGAAGGCCGCCGTCCGCGCCTTCGCCGAGGAGCACGGGTTCGCCTCCGAGACCTTCGTGTCCGTGCAGCCCGACGGACTCGACCCCTGCGACCTGCGCATCCAGCAGGGGCCGCAGGCCGTCGCCGACCTGGTCCACCAGGCCGCGCCGCTCTACGAGTTCATGATCCGCAAGGTCATGGAGGAGTACGACCTCACCACCGCCGAGGGCCGGATCGCCGCCCTGGACGCCGCCGCGCCCGTCGTGGCCAGCATCCGCAACGAGGGCGTGCGGCTGGCCTACGGCAAGAACCTGGACCGGTGGCTCGGCCTGATGGACGAGGCCTTCGTGCTGCGCCGGGTGCGCCAGCACATGGGCCGGGCCGGCGGGCGGGGCGCCGAGCGCGCCGGAGCGCGCGGGAACGGCCGGGCGCAGGCACGGGGCGCGTCCCCGGCCGGCCCCCCGGTCACACCGGACGCCCGCGAGGCGCCCTACGACCTGCGCGATCCCTCCGTGCAGCGGGAGCGCCAGGCCCTGAAGATCGCCGTGCAGCACCCGGGCCTGGCCGTCGGGTTCGACCAGTTCTCCGACGAGGACTTCACCGTCCCCCAGCACAAGGCCGTCCTCGGCCTGATCCGCGGGCTGGGCGGGGTGGCCGCCGCGCACGACCCCGGCCGTTGGGCCATCGACCTACGCGAGGCGGCGCCCACCGAGGCCCAGCGCGATTTCCTCACGCGATTGGCGGTCGAGGAGATCGAGTTCTATGGAGAACTCGACGAACATTACGCCGCACAAATGCTGGGCACAATCAGGACTCATTCCATCAATCGGCGGATGGCAAACCTCAAATCGGCGCTGTCCCGGCTCGATCCACGGACTCAGGTCGAGGAACAGGAGCGCGTCGCCACCGAGCTCATGGCGCTTCAGCAGCAAAAACGTGCCCTCCAGGAGGAGGCGTCGGGATGA
- a CDS encoding VWA domain-containing protein, translating into MTAHRGLRTAVAAAAAAGLLLSGCTPDGDGGADATLRILAGSEVADLEPLLEEVTERTGVSVEMEYVGTLDGMARVAAGQVNEFDAIWFGSNRYLGLLLEDGQRVLAEEHPVMLSPVVLGVAESTAEARGWTGDAEVTWADIAQAVSENEFRYGMTNPGASNSGFSALIGVASALADTGAALEVEDVEEVAPELEEFFAGHALTSGSSGWLSETYASRAAEGDAVPGLINYESVLLSLNESGDLPEPLHIVRPADGVVTSDYPLTLLADPSQETADAYDRLVADLTSEDTQRQITERTWRRPATPGVEPAGDVPDLVELPFPTHQDVVDELVGRYFAELRRPTRTVFVLDVSGSMEGERVESLRTSLSALTGVDDGSLAALSQSFHERDEVTLLPFSTRPAEPTTFRLGGAGSAARDDLAEHVGGLSAGGGTAGYDALADAYGLLDGTAGAEGFFSSVVLMTDGEVNEGMDFDAFAGFHGGLEEPAAGVPVFTVLFGESDVPEMTELAELTGGRVFDAREQTLDAVFREIRGYQ; encoded by the coding sequence ATGACCGCCCACCGAGGGCTGCGCACGGCCGTGGCCGCCGCAGCGGCGGCCGGCCTGCTGCTCAGCGGCTGCACGCCCGACGGGGACGGCGGCGCCGACGCCACCCTCCGGATCCTGGCGGGCAGCGAGGTCGCCGACCTCGAACCCCTGCTGGAGGAGGTGACCGAACGCACCGGCGTGTCGGTGGAGATGGAGTACGTCGGCACGCTGGACGGCATGGCCAGGGTCGCCGCCGGGCAGGTCAACGAGTTCGACGCGATCTGGTTCGGCTCCAACCGCTACCTCGGCCTGCTGCTGGAGGACGGGCAGCGGGTGCTGGCCGAGGAGCACCCCGTGATGCTCTCCCCGGTCGTGCTGGGCGTGGCCGAGTCCACGGCCGAGGCACGCGGATGGACCGGTGACGCCGAGGTGACCTGGGCCGACATCGCGCAGGCGGTCTCGGAGAACGAGTTCCGGTACGGCATGACCAATCCGGGCGCCTCCAACTCGGGGTTCTCCGCGCTCATCGGCGTCGCCTCCGCGCTCGCCGACACCGGCGCGGCCCTGGAGGTCGAGGACGTGGAGGAGGTCGCCCCGGAGCTGGAGGAGTTCTTCGCGGGGCACGCGCTCACCTCCGGCTCGTCGGGCTGGCTCTCGGAGACCTACGCGAGCCGGGCGGCGGAGGGAGACGCGGTGCCGGGGCTGATCAACTACGAGTCCGTGCTGCTGTCGCTGAACGAGTCCGGCGACCTGCCCGAGCCGCTGCACATCGTGCGCCCGGCCGACGGCGTCGTGACCTCGGACTACCCTCTGACCCTGCTCGCCGACCCGTCTCAGGAGACGGCCGACGCCTACGACCGGCTCGTGGCCGACCTGACCTCCGAGGACACCCAGCGCCAGATCACCGAGCGGACCTGGCGCCGTCCGGCGACCCCGGGCGTGGAGCCCGCCGGGGACGTCCCGGACCTGGTCGAGCTGCCGTTCCCCACCCACCAGGACGTGGTCGACGAGCTGGTGGGACGCTACTTCGCCGAGCTGCGCCGGCCGACCCGGACCGTGTTCGTGCTCGACGTGTCGGGTTCCATGGAGGGCGAGCGCGTGGAGTCGCTGCGCACCTCGCTGAGCGCGCTGACCGGCGTGGACGACGGCTCGCTGGCGGCCCTGTCGCAGTCCTTCCACGAGCGCGACGAGGTGACGCTGCTGCCCTTCAGTACCCGACCGGCGGAGCCGACGACCTTCCGTTTGGGCGGCGCCGGCTCCGCCGCGCGCGACGACCTGGCCGAGCACGTCGGCGGCCTGTCGGCCGGGGGCGGTACCGCGGGCTACGACGCGCTGGCCGACGCCTACGGCCTCCTCGACGGGACGGCCGGGGCCGAGGGCTTCTTCTCCTCCGTCGTGCTCATGACCGACGGCGAGGTCAACGAGGGGATGGACTTCGACGCCTTCGCGGGCTTCCACGGGGGCCTGGAGGAGCCGGCGGCCGGGGTGCCGGTGTTCACCGTGCTCTTCGGCGAGTCCGACGTGCCGGAGATGACCGAGCTCGCCGAGCTGACCGGCGGCCGGGTCTTCGACGCCCGCGAGCAGACCCTGGACGCCGTCTTCCGCGAGATCCGCGGCTACCAGTGA
- the mmsB gene encoding multiple monosaccharide ABC transporter permease, which yields MNRPTRTSRLTRLGADLLRGNARQYGMAIALVAIIVLFQILTGGLLLTPLNVTNLIMQNSYILILAIGMMLVIITGHIDLSVGSVVAFTGAVSAVMLTSWGLPTIVVVPLALLLGGLIGAWQGFWIAYVRVPAFIVTLAGMLVFRGATLAVLGGESISPLPAALRQIATGYLPGPESLGLHAVTLLLGALGAGALVWIQWNGRASAIRYGLPTPPAGVTAASSAATVAVIMAFTYVLAQYQGLPIVGVLLVLLIAGYSFVMRSTTMGRRVYAVGGSEQAAALSGIGTRRTTFWVFVNMGVLSALAGLVFTARLNAATPGAGTMFELDAIAAAFIGGASASGGVGTVIGAVIGALVMGVLNNGMSLIGLGVDWQQLIKGLVLLLAVAFDIYNKRRVTAARPAAADPPAPEEAKEPAAAEQERTPSR from the coding sequence GTGAACCGACCGACAAGGACGTCCCGCCTGACCCGCCTCGGCGCCGACCTGCTGCGCGGCAACGCCCGCCAGTACGGCATGGCGATCGCCCTGGTGGCGATCATCGTGCTCTTCCAGATCCTCACCGGAGGCCTGCTCCTCACCCCGCTCAACGTCACCAACCTGATCATGCAGAACTCCTACATCCTGATCCTGGCGATCGGGATGATGCTGGTGATCATCACCGGGCACATCGACCTGTCCGTGGGATCGGTCGTGGCCTTCACCGGCGCGGTGTCGGCGGTCATGCTCACCTCGTGGGGACTGCCCACGATCGTCGTGGTGCCGCTGGCGCTGCTGCTGGGCGGGCTGATCGGCGCCTGGCAGGGGTTCTGGATCGCCTATGTGCGCGTGCCGGCGTTCATCGTCACGCTCGCGGGCATGCTCGTCTTCCGCGGCGCGACCCTGGCCGTGCTGGGCGGGGAGTCCATCTCCCCGCTGCCGGCCGCCCTCCGTCAGATCGCCACCGGGTACCTTCCGGGGCCGGAGTCGCTCGGGCTGCACGCCGTCACCCTGCTGCTGGGCGCGCTCGGGGCCGGGGCGCTCGTGTGGATCCAGTGGAACGGCCGGGCGAGCGCGATCAGGTACGGCCTGCCCACGCCCCCGGCCGGGGTGACCGCGGCCTCCTCGGCCGCCACCGTCGCGGTGATCATGGCCTTCACCTACGTCCTGGCCCAGTACCAGGGGCTGCCCATCGTGGGCGTGCTGCTGGTGCTGCTCATCGCCGGGTACTCGTTCGTGATGCGCTCCACGACCATGGGGCGGCGCGTGTACGCGGTCGGCGGCAGCGAGCAGGCGGCGGCGCTGTCGGGCATCGGCACGCGGCGCACCACGTTCTGGGTGTTCGTCAACATGGGCGTGCTCTCGGCGCTGGCCGGGCTCGTGTTCACCGCGCGGCTGAACGCGGCCACCCCGGGCGCCGGGACCATGTTCGAGCTCGACGCGATCGCGGCCGCCTTCATCGGCGGCGCCTCCGCGAGCGGAGGCGTGGGCACGGTCATCGGTGCCGTCATCGGTGCCCTGGTCATGGGCGTGCTCAACAACGGCATGTCGCTGATCGGCCTGGGAGTGGACTGGCAACAGCTCATCAAGGGCCTGGTGCTGCTGCTGGCGGTGGCCTTCGACATCTACAACAAGCGCCGCGTCACGGCGGCCCGCCCCGCGGCGGCCGACCCGCCCGCCCCGGAGGAGGCGAAGGAGCCGGCGGCGGCCGAACAGGAACGGACACCGTCCCGGTGA